From Epinephelus fuscoguttatus linkage group LG17, E.fuscoguttatus.final_Chr_v1:
tCCTTCatccatttatatatatatatatatatatttctaatttatttatttatttatttttttctattttatttatttatttatttatatatgcacattttttttctcttcccatttcattatttatttatttttaacccaCACTGTGTGTTAAATATTCGGCAGTTGTACCGACATTTTGTTCTGGTGTCTTTCTCTTTTACGTGTCTGTGGATGCATATGTACACatactggatgtgtgtgtgtgtgtgtgtgtgtgtgtgtgtgtaggtcttTGTTTACCgttaaaatcaataaagatactgttggggaaaaaaatgttgtaatCAAGGGTCACCGTGACCTCACAAATGTTACGTAATTAAACtactaaatacattttattgtaatcaGTTACGGTTCCagagaaaaaacacatgtaagtccaaatccaaatatttttttcagtaaaaaccTTATATGAAGAATATGACTTCCATTCTGTTGCTTCACATGTTTTCTCCATGACATTACTTTAATGAAGTAATTAAGATGGTTATGTTACTTACTATAACTTTAACAGagtaactagtaatctgtaaactattacatttcaaaagtaaccttcccaGCACTACTCACCTAACcatgtttttggtcataactaTGTTCATATGTTAATCGTGACACACACGTCTGATACAATAAAAcgtgatgaagtgatgatattttacatccaaaaggtcGATGGTCATCTttattgtgacatcataatactTTCTGGTCAAATTCaagtcataactcaggaacagatggggagacttttttttttttttttttttaagatatgttttggggcatttttgcctttatagataggacagttaagcatggggggggggggggggggtaatgacatgcagcaaagggccacaggctggagtcgaacctgggccgctgcggcaacagccttgtacatgggccacctgctctatccactaagtcaCCAACGCCCCAGACGGAGAGACATTTGATCAAATGCTAaaatggtgactctaatcttgatgTGACCACTTTGATACTGTGGTGATTACTCttttgtgctgctgggttgaagatgtgagTAAAGCAtttatgttttagaatatgtagcttctttgcagcaacttTCATATTTAAAAGCACCGTCAACTGTCGTGGCTACATGTGAGTCTGGAAAGGTATGGATATAAGGTGTAACTGCAATTTGACTGGTTTGCGGAGGCGAGGTGGTAACTctaggttgttgttgtttattcttCGGGCCCTTACCACAGTTCTCATTTCCTTATGtccaacaaagacaaaagagaatCCCATTTTGGATTGCTTGTAGAGTTTGTGGCATGCTCAGAACAACCTGTCTGGGAGGAACTCTGTTGCCTCCCAGTACCAAAGTAGCCCCTTTAAGTGTATAAAGACAACTGCACCTCCTTGAACTTATTCAGTGCTGTGTGTTATTTCGCAGAGAGCCAAGTTAGATAACAAAAGCAGTTACCAAATGTTTCCTCAGCTGcagtgaaatgtcttcaaggcATTAAAACACGGCTGATGACACAACTCTACGCTGGTGACCTTTGCTAGCCGTTCACTGTAATGTCCTCATCCACTTGGCATCTCCCCCCAAAAGTTCAAACACTGTGCGTCCTCAACTACTGCCACTACCATTGTCCACGCAGAAGGGAACAAGAGTGTTGGCCCACAATTCCACCTGTTTCAGCTGTTTTGGCCATTAGGTCCAATCAGTGCTATCGTCTCCCCTTTCCTGTCATGGGAAAGTGGTCGTCGGCTCTGgaaaaatcccccccccccccccccccaaacacagaaacacagcggCCAAAGGGTGGGGACATCTGTGGGGATAACCCATAATGCTTTTAGTTTCCCCATGTACACAAAGCTGCCAGTTCATGTGCAATGGGAAATGTTCGGCCTCCCAAAAAGGAAGAGGGGACACATTTCCTCACTGACCTCTCTGCACGATGCTCTCGATACTTCCAAAAGAAGTTCACATTCCTCACGGAGTCCCCTGCCAACACACATCATATATCATCTGATGGCTGACTTTTACATCTTGACCTTGACGCAGGGAATATGTTTGCTTTTGTCCTCTGACCAAAATAAGGAAGCATGAACTGTACGAGCCAAAGTAGCTGGGAAAATTGATTGCACGTGGAATAATTACAGTACTCTCACCAAGCATGGGAATAAAGGATTGAAGCCAGGAAATCAGCTTGTCAGATTGGGTGGTATGTTCCCGTTAGAACACTATTTTTAACAGCATTCCTCCATATGCAATAATGATTGAACTGCTTTCAAGAATTTCATTATTGAACACGGCAAAACCAGCAGTTAACATTCAGTGAACCCACAGAGACGCCATTTTGACAGGTTTTTCAATCGTTTTTATTTAAATCACCACAATAATTCCAAATGAAACCAAATGTGTCATGTTGGAGAACAGAGGCACAGAAATTTGATTTTGGCAACACAGCGAAGATAAAGAATAGGGGGAGCAGAACTTTGCTTTGGTATTAACGCTCATTGAACTGAGCCTGTCATCCAGCAATGCATCCAACTGGGGTGGGCTGAGGGGGGACCGCATCACACCTCCTTCACGTACGTCCTCACTGCAATCACATCTCCCATTATGCATTTCTGAGGGAAAAGAGAGAGGTGTGGTGTGAGGGTTATAAAGGGTTGTCAAAAGAGTGAATTCCTGCATGTGCTTTGAGTTTGTGGAAGAATTAAGGCTGCAGCTATCCAACTCTGTAACATGTGTAGCTAACCTTGCAGTATATTCTTAGTGGAGTGCCTATGGTTCTCAAGTGTTTTGTCCTTTTAAATATCCTTTAATGTCTTGTGATGTAGCCTAACTGCAATCTTCCTCTTCCATGTAAGgaaatatttataatttttaaCTGCAATTTCATCCTAAAATACATGTTTGCTCTTACTCTAAAGTGGAATGTGGGCACAGGAGTGGTGGGAAGAGCTGGTCATGAACACATCACATTAGCCTATtattaaaacaatttatttattgaaatgCAAACATGCTCATGAGCAATAAAGTACTTCACAGACCACTGCATACATTATTTTAAAGCACTGAAAAGCTGCAGAGGCGCTGAGTGACTTCCAAGTTACctggtttaatttaaaaaaaaaaaaaccctcatgaAAATCAAAATCCTTACCGCTATCAATTTCCCATCTGTAACCTCCCTCTCGATATTCGTCTCTTTCCCATCCCAGCTCTGTTTCTGCACAAGCTTGCCGTTCTCCAGAGTCACCACGGTCTGCAGGGCACACAACACAGACAAGCCTTCAGCTCCAGCACAGAACAGAGTCAGGCTGTAATCGTACTTTCCCTCTGATCACAGTCACTAACCCTTGTCTTCCTATCGTCTGCGGTCGTCTCCTCAAAAGGCTCGTTGAGCTTGAACTTGATTTCAGTAGTTTTGAAGGTGCTCTGAGACTTCATGCATACAGTCCCTTGATCGTCCACGGTCACTACCAGATTGGGCTTGGTCCGATTGCCCACCTGCCGGACCGCAAATCCCACACCTGCACAGCCAGAGGGCAGTAtcattaaaatgcattaaatcaactgcacttttttttttatatgcaatttaattttttatatgCAATTTAAGATTATTCCTATCACACATTTGAAATACTGcacaaacatttcttttaaaaaataagcaaaatttacattaaatccCCAATTACCCCATCTCAAACCCACACCCTCTCCTACCAATAGCTTTCATGTAGTCATCAAAGTTCTCGCTGGAAATCATCTTCCACGTCCCGACAAACTTCTCGACCATCTTTGCAGTGTCTGGTGTGATATCCTGGACAACAACGAGCGGAGTGACTCTGGCTTCAACTCTCCTCCACTGTGGGAATTGACTCGGTTTTAAAGGGCCAGCCCGACATCAAGCGACGCGGTAGAAACCAATCACGGCCCGCTACGTCACGCTGATTTCCGCCTCTAGCCCCTcttgctgagtgtgtgtgactaaaTGTGTTTTCTCCATGAATGGGTGTTTAAAATTGATTCTCCCCAaaaatgtttcatgtttgttttgtttata
This genomic window contains:
- the fabp4a gene encoding fatty acid binding protein 4a, with protein sequence MVEKFVGTWKMISSENFDDYMKAIGVGFAVRQVGNRTKPNLVVTVDDQGTVCMKSQSTFKTTEIKFKLNEPFEETTADDRKTRTVVTLENGKLVQKQSWDGKETNIEREVTDGKLIAKCIMGDVIAVRTYVKEV